The bacterium genome window below encodes:
- a CDS encoding SDR family NAD(P)-dependent oxidoreductase, whose amino-acid sequence MQDLKGKVAVVTGGASGIGRAMADRFAQAGMKIVLADIESGPLEAAAKEIREGGAEVVSARTDVTDLTAVEALLATTLDAFGAAHVVCNNAGVATAGPVWEASIADWEFTLGANLWGVIYGVKTFAPDLLEQNEGHFVNTASMAGLVSGPGMGAYNVSKYGVVALTETLFADLQNVGSDVGASVLCPAFVQSRIWDSGRNRPESLRDEGRETLEQSERGQALRAVIENAMPADRVANAVHDAIVAKRLYILTHESTREPLERRMRNLLDGTNPTQAFGDPANLQR is encoded by the coding sequence AATCGGACGCGCGATGGCGGATCGCTTCGCGCAGGCGGGGATGAAGATCGTCCTCGCGGACATCGAGTCCGGCCCGCTCGAAGCCGCCGCGAAGGAGATCCGCGAGGGCGGCGCCGAGGTCGTCTCCGCGCGCACGGACGTGACGGACCTCACCGCGGTCGAAGCGCTCCTCGCCACCACCCTCGACGCGTTCGGTGCGGCCCACGTCGTCTGCAACAACGCGGGCGTCGCGACCGCCGGTCCGGTCTGGGAGGCCTCGATCGCGGACTGGGAGTTCACCCTCGGTGCGAACCTCTGGGGCGTCATCTACGGCGTGAAGACCTTCGCTCCGGACCTGCTCGAGCAGAACGAAGGCCACTTCGTGAACACCGCCTCGATGGCGGGCCTCGTCTCCGGCCCCGGCATGGGTGCGTACAACGTCTCGAAGTACGGCGTCGTCGCGCTGACCGAGACGCTCTTCGCCGATCTGCAGAACGTGGGCTCCGACGTCGGTGCGTCCGTCCTCTGTCCGGCCTTCGTGCAGTCGCGCATCTGGGACTCGGGTCGCAACCGGCCGGAATCGCTTCGGGACGAAGGCCGGGAGACGCTCGAGCAGTCGGAACGCGGACAGGCGCTCCGGGCGGTGATCGAGAACGCCATGCCCGCCGACCGCGTCGCCAACGCCGTCCACGATGCCATCGTCGCGAAACGGCTCTACATCCTGACCCACGAGTCCACCCGCGAGCCCCTCGAGCGGCGGATGCGGAACCTCCTCGACGGAACGAATCCGACCCAGGCCTTCGGAGATCCCGCGAATCTCCAGCGCTAG